Proteins from a genomic interval of Nostoc sp. TCL240-02:
- a CDS encoding element excision factor XisH family protein — protein sequence MPVRDCYHENLKNALIKDGWNVTDDPFHLKWGKKDLYVDLAAEKLLTAEKGTEKIAVEIKTFSGDSEVADLEQAIGQYFTYLAVMSRNYQDRVLYIAVHEDVFTDIFEEEPLGKLILEDYKIPLIVFNPKREVIVRWVIWSNTGN from the coding sequence ATGCCAGTTAGAGACTGTTACCACGAAAACTTGAAGAATGCCCTAATTAAAGATGGCTGGAATGTTACTGACGATCCCTTTCATCTAAAGTGGGGAAAAAAGGATCTTTACGTGGATTTGGCAGCCGAAAAGTTGCTCACAGCAGAAAAAGGAACAGAGAAGATTGCTGTAGAAATCAAAACCTTCAGTGGCGACTCAGAAGTAGCAGACCTAGAACAGGCGATTGGTCAGTACTTTACCTACCTTGCTGTTATGAGCCGTAATTATCAAGATAGGGTTTTGTATATCGCTGTTCATGAGGATGTTTTTACAGATATTTTTGAGGAAGAGCCGCTTGGTAAACTTATATTGGAAGACTACAAAATTCCTCTAATCGTTTTTAATCCAAAGCGGGAGGTTATTGTCCGATGGGTAATTTGGAGCAATACAGGCAACTAA
- the ppsA gene encoding phosphoenolpyruvate synthase: MTTISKSTLSPSAQERSLILWFDEVGIADIPLVGGKNASLGEMIQQLTPKGINVPTGFATTAYAYRHFIKLAGLEAKLRKLFADLDVEDVKNLRERGKKARSLLIHTPFPVELREAIATAYQSLCEIYHTETDVAVRSSATAEDLPDASFAGQQETYLNVVGVEGVLAACHKCFASLFTDRAISYRHTKRFDHFSIALAVGVQKMVRSDLATSGVMFSIDTETGFRDAALITAAYGLGENVVQGSVNPDEYYVFKPTLKAGFRPIIDKKLGSKELKMIYDDGSKFTKNVSVSSSERGKFALSDEEILQLGTWACLIEDHYSQVHGILTPMDIEWAKDGITNQLFIVQARPETVQSQKTGNVLRSYRLVLGNRELVLSAAEVWGIGNGEKSSQSLIPLVTGSAIGEGISQGKARLILDVQKLEQFQVGEVLVTERTDPDWEPIMKRASAIVTNSGGRTCHAAIIARELGVPAIVGCGNATEILKPGQEVTISCAEGEEGKVYAGLLPFEVEEVALENLPRTHTKILMNVGNPQEALSLSAIPNDGVGLARTEFIIANQIQIHPMALIHYELLKDEFAKAKIAETTSLYDDKTQYFVDKLAQGIGRIAAAFYPKPVIVRMSDFKSNEYANLLGGRQFEPNEENPMLGWRGAARYYDEGYREAFALECHALKRVREDMGLTNVIPMIPFCRTPDEGRLVLAEMAKNGLNQGVNGLQVYVMCELPSNVILAEEFAEVFDGFSIGSNDLTQLTLGIDRDSALVARLFDERSPAVKRMVKMVIETAKKCDRKIGICGQAPSDYPEFAQFLVEQGIDSISLNPDSVLKTMLEVAKVEGTNS; encoded by the coding sequence ACTTTATCTCCATCTGCTCAAGAGCGATCGCTCATCTTGTGGTTTGATGAAGTTGGAATTGCTGATATCCCGTTAGTTGGTGGTAAAAATGCCTCACTGGGCGAAATGATTCAACAGCTAACGCCCAAAGGGATTAACGTTCCTACCGGATTCGCCACCACTGCTTACGCTTATCGTCATTTCATCAAATTAGCAGGTTTAGAAGCAAAGCTACGCAAACTCTTTGCTGACTTGGATGTTGAGGATGTCAAAAATTTACGCGAACGAGGGAAAAAAGCGCGATCGCTATTAATCCACACTCCATTCCCTGTAGAATTGCGAGAGGCGATCGCTACAGCCTACCAAAGTCTTTGTGAAATATACCATACAGAGACAGATGTTGCAGTCCGTTCTAGCGCCACTGCCGAGGATTTACCTGACGCTAGTTTTGCTGGACAGCAAGAAACTTACCTCAATGTTGTAGGTGTTGAGGGAGTTTTAGCAGCTTGTCACAAATGCTTTGCTTCCCTATTTACCGATCGCGCCATTTCTTATCGCCACACCAAGAGGTTTGACCACTTTAGCATTGCTCTGGCTGTGGGCGTGCAAAAAATGGTGCGTTCTGACTTAGCAACCTCTGGTGTGATGTTTTCCATTGACACAGAAACCGGATTTAGGGATGCAGCACTAATTACAGCCGCCTATGGTTTAGGTGAAAACGTTGTTCAAGGTTCTGTAAATCCTGATGAATATTATGTTTTTAAACCAACTTTAAAAGCTGGTTTCCGTCCAATTATCGATAAAAAATTGGGCAGTAAAGAACTGAAAATGATTTATGATGACGGCTCCAAATTTACGAAAAATGTTTCGGTTTCCTCCAGCGAGAGAGGTAAATTTGCCCTGAGTGATGAAGAGATTTTACAGCTAGGAACTTGGGCGTGTTTAATTGAAGACCATTACTCTCAAGTCCACGGTATTTTAACTCCAATGGATATCGAGTGGGCAAAAGATGGTATTACTAACCAACTTTTTATTGTGCAAGCGCGTCCCGAAACCGTCCAATCGCAGAAGACAGGAAATGTGCTACGGAGTTATCGGTTGGTATTGGGGAATCGGGAACTTGTACTGAGCGCAGCCGAAGTATGGGGAATCGGGAATGGGGAAAAATCTTCCCAATCTCTAATTCCCTTGGTTACGGGAAGTGCAATTGGGGAAGGTATTAGTCAAGGGAAAGCCCGCTTAATTTTAGATGTTCAGAAACTCGAACAGTTTCAAGTTGGGGAAGTTTTGGTGACAGAGAGAACCGATCCCGACTGGGAACCGATTATGAAACGCGCTAGTGCAATTGTCACCAACTCTGGTGGTAGAACGTGTCACGCCGCAATTATTGCGCGAGAATTGGGTGTACCTGCGATCGTGGGATGTGGCAATGCTACAGAAATTTTGAAACCTGGTCAAGAGGTAACAATTTCTTGCGCTGAAGGAGAAGAAGGAAAAGTTTATGCAGGTTTATTACCTTTTGAAGTTGAAGAAGTTGCTTTAGAGAACTTACCGCGTACCCATACTAAAATTTTAATGAATGTGGGTAATCCCCAAGAAGCATTGAGTTTATCGGCAATTCCTAACGATGGCGTAGGTTTAGCGCGGACAGAATTTATCATTGCTAACCAAATTCAAATTCATCCAATGGCGTTGATTCATTATGAGCTATTAAAAGATGAATTTGCGAAAGCTAAAATTGCTGAAACTACCTCACTTTATGATGACAAAACCCAATATTTTGTAGATAAATTAGCTCAAGGCATTGGTAGAATTGCCGCAGCATTTTATCCTAAACCAGTAATTGTGCGAATGTCAGATTTCAAAAGTAATGAATATGCGAATTTGCTAGGTGGGCGACAGTTTGAACCCAATGAAGAAAACCCGATGTTAGGTTGGCGAGGAGCAGCGCGTTACTATGATGAAGGCTACAGAGAAGCTTTTGCTCTAGAATGTCATGCCCTCAAACGGGTACGGGAAGATATGGGTTTAACGAATGTTATTCCAATGATTCCTTTTTGTCGCACTCCCGATGAAGGGCGGTTGGTTTTAGCAGAGATGGCAAAAAATGGTTTAAATCAGGGTGTTAACGGCTTACAGGTTTATGTGATGTGCGAGTTGCCTAGTAATGTGATTCTGGCTGAGGAATTTGCTGAGGTATTTGATGGTTTCTCCATTGGTTCAAATGATTTAACTCAACTAACGCTAGGGATAGATAGGGATTCGGCATTGGTAGCGCGATTGTTTGATGAACGCAGTCCGGCTGTCAAACGAATGGTGAAAATGGTCATCGAAACAGCGAAAAAATGCGATCGCAAAATCGGCATTTGTGGACAAGCACCCAGCGATTATCCAGAATTTGCCCAGTTTTTGGTTGAACAAGGAATTGACTCGATTAGTTTGAATCCAGATTCGGTTTTAAAGACGATGCTAGAAGTGGCAAAAGTTGAGGGTACTAATTCGTAA
- a CDS encoding four helix bundle protein, whose protein sequence is MTYYLLLIFHGANYSEAKYAQSNKDFINKYSIALKEASETLYWIKIMIKSELVSKSKFQNLIEENEIIIKILTTSINKLKEK, encoded by the coding sequence ATTACTTATTACTTATTACTTATTTTTCATGGTGCAAACTATTCAGAAGCTAAATATGCACAATCAAATAAAGACTTTATCAATAAGTATTCTATAGCCTTAAAGGAAGCCAGTGAAACCCTTTATTGGATAAAAATAATGATAAAATCGGAGTTAGTGTCAAAATCAAAATTTCAAAACTTGATAGAAGAGAATGAAATAATTATTAAGATATTAACAACTTCAATCAACAAATTGAAAGAAAAATAA
- a CDS encoding GNAT family N-acetyltransferase: MTNLLETERLIIRSWIPEHDAEQAFIIYSDPEVTHFLGKSSRSASIESQRQRLIEGIERMHQRNNGTGSWAIVEKETTAIVGTILLKQLPDKDGLTTQDYEVGWHLRRASWGKGYATEAGRVMLNYGFSVLNLPVIYAVVKPENHASIRVTERLGMKPVGRTNNYYGIELLLFQLDALEEWRE, translated from the coding sequence ATGACAAATCTTTTGGAAACCGAACGCTTGATCATTCGCAGTTGGATACCCGAACACGATGCCGAACAAGCCTTTATAATTTACAGCGATCCTGAAGTTACGCATTTTCTTGGTAAATCTTCTCGCTCCGCAAGTATTGAATCACAGCGTCAGCGCTTGATTGAAGGTATTGAGCGAATGCATCAACGCAATAATGGTACTGGATCTTGGGCAATTGTCGAAAAGGAAACTACAGCAATTGTGGGAACTATCCTTCTTAAACAATTGCCCGACAAAGATGGTTTAACTACTCAAGATTATGAGGTAGGCTGGCACTTACGGCGAGCTTCTTGGGGTAAAGGGTATGCAACGGAAGCAGGACGAGTTATGCTCAACTACGGATTTAGTGTTTTGAACTTGCCAGTGATTTATGCCGTAGTGAAGCCAGAAAATCATGCCTCAATCCGTGTAACAGAACGATTGGGTATGAAACCAGTGGGGCGAACAAATAATTATTACGGTATTGAACTACTCCTGTTTCAACTAGATGCACTTGAAGAATGGAGGGAGTAA
- a CDS encoding dolichyl-phosphate-mannose--protein mannosyltransferase — protein sequence MTKKWFRIGMVSVFLLSLALRFWGLERFNTLVFDEVYFAKFGNDYLTHTPFFNAHPPLSQYMIGIGIWIGSHIPFWHDTVNGLTGSMRSPWTYRWFNALTGSFIPLVVAAIAYQLSYRRSFALLAGLFTACDGIFLVESRYALSNIYIVIFGLLGHWFLLLALDKQNRRRSFWLVFAGIAFGASVGAKWNGLWFLSGAYLIWIVAWVIQGTHSFSNAKLFFQSPSLEETGGRRQDSAALASPRASAEGRSQESEVRSQEVGISTYSPPFIPSPSSESPLQNLTQLNIFQMLFYLGIIPAFIYSIIWIPHLQLDKTYGFIAVHQQILKFHLHLGGNSSDVHPYCAAWYKWPLMTRPMAYYYQTAESITEPLPVMGPPLPAGAGQVIYDVHAMGNPFLWWFGVAAILFLVGMLVSQAVMPWVKEKRFSVPATLSIDTWIALYLVINYAANLAPWVEVTRCVFIYHYMCAVVFVFLAIAWFVDQCLRSYYQQLRALGVTITFIILAAFIFWMPIYLGLPLSPHGYKLRMWFNSWI from the coding sequence ATGACTAAAAAGTGGTTCCGAATTGGGATGGTGAGTGTATTTCTTCTCTCACTCGCCTTGAGGTTTTGGGGATTGGAGCGATTCAATACTCTAGTATTTGATGAAGTTTACTTTGCAAAATTTGGTAATGATTATCTCACGCACACACCATTTTTTAATGCTCATCCGCCGCTAAGTCAATATATGATTGGCATCGGCATTTGGATTGGCAGTCACATTCCTTTTTGGCACGATACAGTAAATGGGCTAACGGGTTCAATGCGATCGCCCTGGACTTATCGGTGGTTCAATGCCCTTACTGGCTCATTTATCCCTTTAGTTGTAGCTGCGATCGCTTATCAGTTGAGTTATCGCCGTAGCTTTGCTTTGCTTGCGGGTTTGTTTACAGCTTGTGATGGCATTTTTCTAGTTGAATCCCGCTATGCTTTAAGTAATATTTATATTGTCATCTTTGGTTTATTAGGACACTGGTTTTTATTATTAGCATTAGATAAGCAAAATCGGCGACGTTCATTTTGGTTAGTTTTTGCTGGCATTGCTTTTGGTGCATCAGTCGGTGCTAAATGGAACGGTTTATGGTTTCTATCCGGTGCTTATCTTATTTGGATAGTAGCTTGGGTAATTCAGGGAACGCATTCTTTTTCTAACGCCAAACTCTTTTTTCAATCCCCCTCATTGGAGGAGACAGGAGGCAGGAGGCAGGATAGCGCAGCGTTAGCGAGTCCGCGAGCGTCGGCAGAAGGCAGGAGCCAGGAGTCAGAAGTCAGGAGTCAGGAGGTAGGAATTAGTACTTATTCTCCACCATTTATACCATCTCCCTCATCTGAGTCACCACTACAAAACTTGACTCAGCTAAATATTTTCCAGATGTTATTTTATCTAGGAATAATTCCAGCTTTTATCTATAGCATCATCTGGATTCCTCACCTTCAGCTAGATAAAACTTATGGATTTATTGCAGTACATCAGCAAATTTTGAAATTTCACTTGCATTTAGGTGGTAATAGTTCGGATGTACATCCTTATTGTGCTGCGTGGTACAAATGGCCTTTGATGACTCGACCAATGGCATATTATTATCAAACGGCTGAAAGTATCACTGAACCATTACCTGTCATGGGGCCACCTTTACCTGCTGGTGCTGGACAAGTTATTTATGATGTCCATGCAATGGGCAATCCCTTTTTGTGGTGGTTTGGTGTTGCTGCAATATTGTTTTTAGTAGGAATGCTGGTGTCACAAGCCGTAATGCCTTGGGTGAAGGAAAAACGTTTTTCTGTACCTGCAACTCTTAGTATTGATACTTGGATTGCCTTGTATTTAGTTATAAATTATGCTGCTAACTTAGCACCTTGGGTGGAAGTGACGAGGTGCGTTTTCATATACCATTATATGTGTGCAGTAGTATTTGTATTTTTAGCGATCGCTTGGTTTGTCGATCAGTGTCTTCGCAGCTACTATCAACAACTCCGGGCGCTAGGTGTTACCATTACTTTTATCATTCTCGCTGCTTTTATTTTCTGGATGCCTATTTATCTGGGTTTACCCCTCTCACCTCACGGTTATAAACTGCGGATGTGGTTCAACTCTTGGATTTGA
- a CDS encoding reverse transcriptase domain-containing protein, whose protein sequence is MDIIAHEFLELSNFQRAWEKVAENRGCAGVDGETIDKFASNQTINIYQLRNAVSNSTYQPQPCKQVIIPKKNGSRRELKIPTVRDRIVQQALLNVLYPIMEAKFSSASFAYRPNLSYLNAVEKVADWRDHGYSWVLDADIVKFFDNIDHQRLLTQVRIHINNPGILCLIKSWVSVGMLTEEGLILPQKGIPQGAVISPMLANIYLHEFDEFITATDLKLVRYADDFLILSPTQERILQAKLEIINLLDSMGLRADS, encoded by the coding sequence ATGGATATAATTGCCCATGAATTTCTGGAATTGAGTAATTTTCAACGCGCTTGGGAAAAGGTAGCAGAAAATCGAGGTTGTGCAGGTGTAGATGGAGAAACTATTGATAAATTTGCTAGCAATCAAACCATTAATATTTATCAATTGCGAAATGCTGTTAGCAATAGTACATACCAACCTCAGCCTTGCAAACAGGTGATTATTCCCAAAAAAAATGGCAGTCGGCGAGAGTTAAAAATACCTACAGTGCGGGATAGAATTGTTCAGCAAGCTCTATTAAATGTGCTTTATCCAATCATGGAGGCTAAATTTTCGTCTGCAAGTTTTGCTTATCGTCCTAATTTATCTTACCTGAATGCAGTAGAAAAAGTAGCTGACTGGCGAGATCATGGTTATTCTTGGGTTTTAGATGCAGATATTGTGAAATTTTTTGATAATATCGACCATCAAAGGTTATTAACACAAGTCAGAATACATATAAATAATCCGGGGATTTTATGTTTGATTAAATCCTGGGTATCAGTTGGAATGTTAACTGAAGAGGGACTGATATTACCCCAAAAGGGCATCCCACAAGGTGCAGTAATTTCGCCGATGCTGGCCAATATTTATCTGCATGAATTTGATGAATTTATTACCGCAACAGATTTAAAACTCGTGCGTTATGCGGATGATTTTCTCATTTTATCACCCACTCAAGAGCGAATTTTACAAGCAAAATTAGAAATCATCAATCTTTTGGATTCTATGGGATTAAGAGCTGATTCGTAA
- a CDS encoding XisI protein — translation MGNLEQYRQLICSILTEHTKIPYSYGNIQHETIFDREQDRYLVMILGREPVPELSPTATRRVHGCLIHIDIIDGKIWIQRDGTEEGVATELVRAGVPKDRIVLGFRSEELRKDSEYAVA, via the coding sequence ATGGGTAATTTGGAGCAATACAGGCAACTAATTTGCAGCATTCTTACTGAACACACAAAGATTCCTTACTCTTACGGTAATATTCAGCATGAAACTATCTTTGATCGAGAACAGGATCGATATTTGGTAATGATTCTTGGTCGAGAACCAGTGCCAGAACTCTCTCCAACTGCAACACGCCGCGTTCACGGCTGCTTGATTCACATTGATATTATTGATGGCAAAATTTGGATTCAACGTGATGGCACTGAAGAGGGGGTAGCAACGGAATTGGTAAGGGCTGGTGTGCCGAAGGATCGGATTGTATTGGGATTTCGGTCTGAAGAACTGCGGAAAGATTCAGAATATGCTGTTGCATAA
- a CDS encoding IS5 family transposase (programmed frameshift), protein MSRLPAIENPQRKPYPSDLSDAEWLIIKPFLPKPKGFGHPVEVDLREILNAIFYVQRTGCQWEMLPHDLPPYTTVYGYFQKWQRKGIWQKIHDQVRHQLRQDLGRDEHSSVAIADSQSVKTTGKKGEVYGFDGGKKVKGRKRHIVVDSQGLLIGVLVTEANASERLGAVVVLHESAQELSKLEVVWVDQGYSGENFAQAVKQVCGEQVRVEVIERISKTFERLPKRWIVERTFGWLNRFRRLSKDYELYTEISEAMIYGSLIRLMVKRMAA, encoded by the exons ATGAGCCGTCTACCTGCGATTGAAAATCCACAGCGTAAACCCTACCCAAGTGATTTAAGCGATGCCGAATGGTTAATTATCAAGCCCTTTCTACCAAAACCTAAAGGGTTTGGGCATCCTGTAGAAGTAGATTTACGAGAAATTTTGAATGCTATTTTCTATGTGCAACGTACCGGGTGTCAGTGGGAAATGCTACCCCATGATCTTCCACCTTACACAACAGTATACGGCTACTTTCAGAAATGGCAGCGCAAAGGAATATGGCAGAAAATTCACGACCAAGTGCGCCATCAACTGCGACAAGATTTGGGCAGAGACGAACACTCTAGCGTTGCGATCGCCGATTCTCAGTCAGTGAAGACAACGG GAAAAAAAGGGGAAGTCTACGGTTTCGATGGTGGTAAGAAAGTTAAAGGCCGTAAGCGACATATAGTTGTGGATTCTCAAGGTTTGTTGATTGGCGTTTTAGTGACTGAAGCTAATGCGTCGGAACGTTTGGGGGCTGTGGTTGTACTCCATGAATCGGCTCAGGAATTGTCTAAATTGGAAGTTGTTTGGGTAGATCAAGGCTATTCTGGTGAAAACTTTGCTCAAGCTGTCAAGCAAGTTTGCGGAGAACAGGTTCGTGTTGAGGTGATTGAGAGAATATCGAAAACATTTGAACGATTACCCAAGCGGTGGATTGTGGAAAGGACATTCGGCTGGCTCAATCGATTTCGGCGTTTGAGCAAGGATTATGAGTTGTACACAGAGATCAGTGAAGCCATGATTTACGGCTCATTGATTCGTCTGATGGTAAAACGAATGGCAGCTTAA
- the trmB gene encoding tRNA (guanosine(46)-N7)-methyltransferase TrmB, which yields MAAVRVRQHVNPLAKKYQTPASPLDWGKIYAKPNQPLHLDIGCAKGQFLLNMAKIEPNWNFLGLEIREPLVVEANRLSSELALTNLHYLFCNVNNSLDSLLSSLPPGSLQRVTIQFPDPWFKTRHAKRRVVQPELVAELASYLAVGGIVFVQSDMEFIAVEMRDHFAAHPAYQKVGTEEWLAENPLPVPTEREMGTQKKGEPVYRALFVRR from the coding sequence TTGGCAGCAGTCCGAGTCCGCCAGCATGTTAATCCACTTGCTAAAAAGTATCAAACACCAGCAAGTCCCCTTGACTGGGGAAAAATTTATGCAAAGCCAAATCAACCACTACATTTAGATATTGGCTGTGCTAAGGGGCAGTTTTTGCTAAATATGGCCAAAATAGAACCCAACTGGAATTTTCTCGGTTTGGAAATTCGAGAACCTCTGGTGGTGGAGGCGAATAGGTTAAGTTCTGAGTTGGCTTTAACAAATCTGCACTACTTATTTTGCAATGTGAATAACTCGCTGGACTCTCTATTATCTTCTCTCCCTCCAGGGAGTTTACAGCGCGTTACAATTCAATTCCCCGATCCTTGGTTTAAAACCCGCCATGCTAAACGCCGTGTAGTGCAACCAGAACTAGTGGCGGAGTTAGCCAGTTATCTTGCAGTTGGTGGGATTGTGTTTGTGCAATCAGATATGGAATTTATTGCGGTGGAAATGCGCGATCACTTTGCTGCTCACCCAGCTTATCAGAAAGTTGGCACAGAAGAATGGTTAGCAGAAAATCCCCTACCAGTGCCCACAGAACGGGAAATGGGTACACAAAAAAAAGGTGAACCTGTTTATCGGGCTTTGTTTGTCAGACGATAA